The stretch of DNA GTGGAATAGCCTAGTAATCCTTCCACAATTACATATTGACTTGGTTTAATATATTCTGGTGGATCGAATTCCCCCGTACTGTGATTGTAAATTGGTTTAAGAATCGATTGTCCGTTACGCAATAAATTGAGGTGTTGTTCAATGATGTCTAAATAGTTACAATCTGGATGTAGTGCAGATATTCCTAGTTCGGCTCTTTGGCGACGGTCGTAACGATGATAATCATCTGTACAGATTACTGTTACATTTTCTTCTCCCAAGACTTGAGCAATTCCCTGTGTCAGAGTTGTTTTACCAGCAGCACTATCACCAACAATACCAAGGACAATTGGTCGATTATTCATAATTCTATCTAATAGTTTTATTTATTTCGTAGAATAACATTCTGGTTGCTTTAAACAAGATTCTCATGATTGAATCTTTACCTTTATTATTTACTCTCAACTGTTGGTAGCGAAATCGCAGTTGGTTAATTTCTAATGTTCGATAGTGCTGTAAATATTTTTTTGACTACCCAATAAATTTTAATTTTTTGAACTTTGGCAATACGCGCCCAAATGCGGATGTCAAATACAGATATAATCATCTAAACTAAACGATCTATATCTAGGATAAAAATAGTAAGATTTGATTCAGATTCTTGAGGTACAATCGCAACATGACTAGCAATCTCTAAAGTATCAGCATGACGATAAGAGTTTGGTAAAACCCGAATTTGAGCAAGACTTACTTCTAACAAAATTGGAGTTTTCATTACAATTATCCCTAAAGGTTCACCTGCAATCCCTTTACCACTGAATGCCTTCGTGATAACAAAATAGCCTTGAGATTCAGACTCGTTTAGCTGACTAGTTTTAAATAGTTTCTGGTGTAAATCGACAATCGTGATTTCTTCGTCACCTAAATGACTAATACTAACGTGACTTAATCCACTACCGTAAGTCGGTTGATACCTAATTACTTTTTTAACTTGTTCGACAGGTAAAGCTAGGGTTAACTTTCCCATCTCAAACACCAATAAT from Stanieria cyanosphaera PCC 7437 encodes:
- a CDS encoding chemotaxis protein CheW, whose protein sequence is MLAKAIATDNLTTISAGTLKLLVFEMGKLTLALPVEQVKKVIRYQPTYGSGLSHVSISHLGDEEITIVDLHQKLFKTSQLNESESQGYFVITKAFSGKGIAGEPLGIIVMKTPILLEVSLAQIRVLPNSYRHADTLEIASHVAIVPQESESNLTIFILDIDRLV